A window of the Lactuca sativa cultivar Salinas chromosome 5, Lsat_Salinas_v11, whole genome shotgun sequence genome harbors these coding sequences:
- the LOC111893043 gene encoding uncharacterized protein LOC111893043, with translation MAKKLVKYCVVDAFTETAFKGNPAAVCWLEGTEKDDKWLQSVATEFNLSQTGFLTPIIDHGSENPRFKLRWFTPVTEVQLCGHATLAASHFLFEYGLVKFNNTIEFSTLSGILTAKKVPERRIKDSSVAENGEAQIQSNLLIELNFPIVAVSDFNDLEVSAISEILNGVSIVDLKKIASNDILVVLPSGKEVVDFEPQLDKIKKAPGRGIIITGLAPNGSGFDFYSRFFCPKYGIDEDPVCGSAHCALAAYWSDKLGKFDFLAYQASPRSGILDIHLDKKNQRVLIRGKAITVMEGSLLV, from the exons ATGGCGAAGAAGCTTGTTAAGTACTGCGTG GTGGATGCATTTACCGAGACGGCGTTTAAAGGCAATCCGGCGGCTGTGTGTTGGTTAGAAGGCACAGAGAAAGATGATAAGTGGTTGCAGTCAGTTGCGACTGAATTCAATTTATCCCAGACTGGTTTCTTGACTCCGATCATCGACCACGGCTCGGAGAACCCTAGATTCAAGCTCAGATGGTTCACTCCTGTAACTGAG GTGCAACTTTGTGGTCATGCAACATTAGCAGCTTCGCACTTCCTTTTTGAGTATGGTTTGGTGAAATTTAATAACACAATTGAATTCTCAACCCTTTCTGGAATTTTGACTGCCAAAAAAGTTCCTGAACGAAGGATTAAGGACTCATCAGTCGCTGAAAATGGTGAAGCACAAATACAATCCAACTTATTGATCGAGTTGAACTTCCCTATTGTGGCAGTTTCAGATTTCAATGATCTTGAGGTTTCAGCAATTTCTGAAATACTGAATGGTGTTTCTATTGTTGATCTAAAGAAGATAGCATCGAATGACATCCTT GTGGTGCTTCCATCAGGGAAGGAAGTTGTGGACTTTGAGCCGCAACTTGATAAGATCAAAAAGGCACCGGGCAGAGGGATAATAATTACAGGACTTGCACCAAATGGATCAGGCTTTGACTTTTATAGTCGCTTTTTCTGCCCTAAATATGGAATTGATGAG GATCCTGTTTGCGGAAGTGCACATTGTGCCCTAGCAGCCTATTGGAGCGACAAGTTGGGGAAATTTGATTTTCTTGCATATCAa GCTTCACCTAGAAGTGGCATTTTAGATATACATCtagataagaagaatcaaagagTACTTATTCGAGGTAAAGCCATCACAGTCATGGAAGGCTCTCTTTTGGTCTAA
- the LOC111892903 gene encoding antifungal protein ginkbilobin-like protein has translation MVLLPIKTLIITGLLIRLFGICKFVRSAPNTNVTSVLCNSGVYTGGDPFTISLAYVLDELKRVTPSQEGYDYRDISPYPNAFAYGHASCNQNLRSMDCKTCLDAAEIQMLTSCNNRIGARAVLNDCATSFCILRSNSRMSLDSVNDIIEYVIENK, from the exons ATGGTTTTACTCCCAATAAAGACGTTGATTATCACtggattgctaatcagattgttTGGTATATGCAAATTTGTACGAAGTGCTCCGAACACCAATGTCACCAGTGTTCTTTGTAATTCTGGCGTTTATACTGGAGGTGACCCATTCACCATAAGTCTGGCATATGTTCTTGATGAACTAAAAAGGGTTACACCTTCTCAAGAAGGTTATGACTACCGCGATATCTCTCCTTACCCTAACGCTTTTGCCTATGGTCATGCTTCTTGTAATCAAAACCTTAGAAGCATGGATTGCAAAACCTGCCTCGATGCAGCTGAAATCCAGATGTTAACTTCTTGCAACAATAGGATCGGTGCCAGAGCAGTGCTTAATGATTGTGCTACTAG TTTCTGCATATTGAGATCTAACTCCCGTATGTCTTTGGATTCAGTGAATGACATTATAGAATATGTTATAGAGAACAAATAG